CTGGCTTCGGTTACGCCTATTCAGTATGACCTTACAGCTTATGATTTGTTAGAGGGAAAAGAAGACAGCGACCTGCAAGGGTAGTAAGCACTCCCGACCGGATTTAAAAAAAGTCGGTTACGACGCAGAGCGTCCTAACCAGAGAATGTTTTGAAATAATAGAAGATCATTTACTGAACCTCGTTCTGACGCTCCGCGTCGGAACAAATATGGTGTTCGGTACCTGTAATCAATACCGATCAAAAAAAGATCAGTATCAGTGCCCGCTTTTAGCCAACCGTTTCAGCAGGTTCAACCAAAACTTCTCGTAGATCTTTTGTGATTCCTTATTCATTTGTAAGTGCATCTGAGCCAAATGGGAAAGAGGAACCGTTTCAAGGTGTGTTCCCCATTTTGCGCTTTCAACAGAAACAAAAGCATCATTTTCGCCTTCTTTTTCAAAAATCTGGCTGTTCTGAAATTTCAGCATTGGGTTGATAGAGAATTTGGTGCCCTTTCCAACAGCTGCGGTGTAAGAATAGTAAGCTACATCTTCGGCATCGGGGTGTTCCGGATTGAAAACATCGGTCACATAACCACACGTAAGTTGCTCCAGCGACCCGAGGGCGTCACTTTTTGTTTTTGGATACATGTTATCTCCAAACCAATCGAACATTTCACTCAGTTTTTCAGTAACCAATTCCGGGGCTTTCAAAACCAAATCTGCCAGGCTGGAACCATGGTGGGGAGTAGCAATAGTGGTGAGGCTTGCAACCCGATGGGCAATATCCAACTTGGATAGGGCACAACGCATATCGAGTCCGCCCATGCTGTGAGAAACCACATTAACCTTTTCACACCCATACTCTTTGCAAAATTTTTCGATGAGTAAAACCCAGTTTTCAGCCCGCGTTTCGATCCGGGCATAAGGCACTACATTAGGGGCGATAGCCGGTACTCCATGAGCCCTGATTTGCATACACGGGTCGTGCATAGGGCCTGACTTTATCACCGAACCAATAGCTCCGTAGCCGTGGCACATAAACACAGGGTATTTAAGCTGTACCATATCCGGCTGTGGAAACTCCTTCAGCTCAAATCGTTTTAAAAGGGTGGATCGGTCGGGCATGTTATTCTTTTGGGGTAGCTAAACTGTCCAGTTCAGGGTTAGTGGTTAAACGGATGGATCTCAAAACGGTTCCCTGATCATAAATATAAATATCCATATCATGGGAAGGAAAATGCACTTTAGCCGGCGCCTGCATATCATACTTGAACAAATCCTTATGTAAATCTACATGAAAAAGCGTTTTTGAAAATCTCGATGGCACCTCAATACGATATTCCTTTCTGGTGAAGATGGTATCAATTCTTATGCTCGTTACTCTTATTTGCTCAGCCTTGATTTGGGCGTCCTGAATATGAACATTCAGGAGCGAGTCGAGCTCATGAGCGTTTTCAATTTGATAGTTCTTGTAATCAGGCGAAGCTGCCAGAATAATTCCGCTTACGATACATGACAGCACCAGCAACACTGTGACTAACTTCTTTCCGTTTTTCTTATCCAGCATAAACCGGGTTGGGTTCTTAACTTCTTAGATTTACCTTAGGCTGAATCTATAAACTTCTGCTGAAAAAAAGATATGTCTTTTCAGATTCAAAAAATTGAAACACAACAACATATAAACGATTTTCACCATCTACCCGAACGGCTGTATAAAGATAACAGCTGGTATCGGCCGCCTTTTCGGTTTGAGGTTGAAAATGTATTCAATCGGGAAAAAAATGAACGGTTTCGGAAAGGGGGAGAATGTGAGCGATTTCTGGTTCTGGAGAATGGTGAAGTTGTCGGCCGGTTTGCTGTATTTATCGATCCTGAAAAAGATGAGCGATATGACCCAAAGCTTGGGGGAATTGGTTTCATGGAAATGGAAAATATTCCGGGCATAGCTGAGTCTGTCATCAAGTTTGCAAAAAAATGGCACCAGGAAAGGGGATATGCTGGATTTCGTGGTCCCATTAATTTTGGCGAAAACGATACTTTCTGGGGCATTCAAACCGAAGGGTTTGAGGATCACAACGTGTACGGCATGATCTATCATCATACATATTACGAAGAGCTGATAGAAGAAACGAATCCCGAAAAATTTGACGATGTGTACATGTATCAGCTGGATTTAGAACAGCCTTTGCCCGAACGATTACTCAGAATAACAGAGCGGCTGAGATCAAAAGATCACATTGAAGTTCGTCCGATTGATAAAAAGAACCTGGAACGGGACGGGGAAATGATCCGCCAAATTTACAACCGGGCATTTAGTGATCAGGTGGTGCAGGAGAGGGAAGAAGAGTTTATTGGGATCTCACGGGAAACCATTCGGCAGATGATTAAAAAGCTGAAACCGGTGTTGATGCCGGAAACATCTCCTATTGCCTTTGTAAATGGTGAACCGGCTTCGTTCCTGGTCAGTGTTCCGGATCTTCATGAAATATCAGCTAAGACCGGCGGGACGTTAAAATGGTGGCAGCTGTACCATTTGATTGGTTTTAAAAGAAGAGCCGAAAAATTCCGCCCGCTGGCTTTTGGAACCGATCCTCGCTTTCGGGGAAGGGGACTGGAAGCGCTGGTGTTTGCTGAGGGCTTCAAGTGGACCCGAAAGCACTATCCAAACCTGAAGGTACTGGAAGGCGGTTTCGTAAGCGAAAAGAACTGGATTATGCGCCGAAGCCTGGAAGCACTGGGCTGCGAAATCGCTAAAACGTACCGGGTGTACAAGTGGATGTGTGGGTGATTAGGTGATGAAGTGATGAAGTGATGAAGTGATGTGGTGATGAAGTGATGAAGTGATGTGGTGATAAGGTGATATTAAGAATTCAAAAATCGAATTTGGTATGCTAATCTGTTCAAGGGTAAATGGCGAAAATGACCACTTGTGCGATGTTGTATCAAAACATTTGTAGCTAAAGTTCCATCCTAGCGGACGCTTGAATTAGGTCGAGGTGTCCTCAAGATGACATCACTCATCACTTCATCACCCTATCAATTAATCACTCTCCACTTCTAAAAATCGTATTCAGGATCTCAATCGAAATGTCTTTTTTACTTCCCTGAAATTTTTGCTCAGAGTCTTTGCTCAGCAGGTGGACTGAGTTGGTATCAGCTTCGAAGCCGGCGTCTTTGTCGTTTAAAGAATTGGCGATAATAAAGTCGGCGTTCTTCTTATTCAGCTTGGTAGTCGCATTTTCGATCAGGTTTTCTGTTTCCATGGCAAAACCGATCAGAATCTGTCCTTTTGGTTTATGCTCACCCAGCCATGAAAGAATATCCGGGGTTTGCTTAAGCTTAATCTCATTGCCGGCTTTATCTTTCTTCACTTTATTTTGGTGCACTTCTTCGGGGGTGAAGTCAGAAACAGCCGCAGCCATGATGATCACATCTGCAGCAGCATATTGCTTAACGGCATCAAATAAATCGGCCGTACTGGTTATTTTAATAGAGTGGATGCCTTCCGGTGTGGGAATTGAAAGGGGGCCGTGAATCAACGTTACGTCTGCACCCAGGCTTTGAGCAGCCTCCGCCATAGCCACGCCCATTTTTCCGGAACTTGGATTTGAAATAAATCGAACCGGGTCTATGTGTTCGCGGGTGGGACCGGCAGTTACAACCACTTTTTGCCCTTCCAGCGGCCCTTCAACAGATCCGATGATTTCAGAAGCTTTTTCAAGAATGGCTTCAATTTCAGGCAAGCGACCTTTTCCTTCCAATCCACTGGCCAGGTAACCGGATTCCGGCTCTAAAACATGATATCCGTTTTCTTGTACCTTTTTCAGGTTATCTGAGACGCCCGGTGCTTCATACATCTCTCCGTCCATGGTTGGACAAATTAGAATGGGGCATCGCGCAGCCAGAACAGTGCTGGTGAGCATATTGTCAGAAAGACCGGTAGCGATTTTGGCGAGCGTGTTGGCCGTGCAGGGGGCGATTACAAAAAGATCGGCCCATTCGCCCCAGTTAATGTGGCGGGTCCAGTCGCTGGAGTCTCCTTCATCGGGGAAAATATCTACGGCCACTTCATGGCCGGACAGGGAAGCAAAAGTCTCTAAACCAACAAAGCGGGTGGCTGAAGGCGTCATAGTGACGCGGACTTCGGCTCCCGCTTTTTGAAATTCTCTGAGTAAAAAAGCAGCTTTATAGGCTGCAATTCCTCCGGTAACACCAAGAATGATGCGTTTACCGGAGAGCATGATTAATCCTCTTTTTCAGGATGTCGGTAATAAATTTGGTCTTCCTGCATTTCCACAATAGATCGCTGAGTAGCGTGTGGAAGCTTTTCGAAAGCTTTGGAGATGTTCTCCTGCTCTTCGTTGAAAGAAAACTCGTCTTCTTCTTCAAATCCTTCGAAATACTGGAGTTTTTCGTCCAGTTCTAATTTCTCCTGAGCTGCAATCTGTCGGGCTCTCTTGGAAAGGATCACAAGTAACTCATATTTGTTACCTGTTTTGAATTTCAGTTTTTCAATGTCTAATGTTTGGACTGCCATGGATGGTATCAGTTTTGATTCATGAATTCGACAACGGCTTTTTTAACCTCTGCATAAGCCGTATCCAAATTGTCATTTATAATAACCTGATCGAACTGATCAGCATATGTAAGTTCTTTTTCAGCGCGTTGGAGCCTCAAGGCCAGTGTTTCATCATCTTCGGTCCCGCGGGCGATCAGGCGCTGTTTCAAAACATCTATAGAAGGCGGCTT
The nucleotide sequence above comes from Gracilimonas sp.. Encoded proteins:
- a CDS encoding alpha/beta fold hydrolase; translated protein: MPDRSTLLKRFELKEFPQPDMVQLKYPVFMCHGYGAIGSVIKSGPMHDPCMQIRAHGVPAIAPNVVPYARIETRAENWVLLIEKFCKEYGCEKVNVVSHSMGGLDMRCALSKLDIAHRVASLTTIATPHHGSSLADLVLKAPELVTEKLSEMFDWFGDNMYPKTKSDALGSLEQLTCGYVTDVFNPEHPDAEDVAYYSYTAAVGKGTKFSINPMLKFQNSQIFEKEGENDAFVSVESAKWGTHLETVPLSHLAQMHLQMNKESQKIYEKFWLNLLKRLAKSGH
- the coaBC gene encoding bifunctional phosphopantothenoylcysteine decarboxylase/phosphopantothenate--cysteine ligase CoaBC — translated: MLSGKRIILGVTGGIAAYKAAFLLREFQKAGAEVRVTMTPSATRFVGLETFASLSGHEVAVDIFPDEGDSSDWTRHINWGEWADLFVIAPCTANTLAKIATGLSDNMLTSTVLAARCPILICPTMDGEMYEAPGVSDNLKKVQENGYHVLEPESGYLASGLEGKGRLPEIEAILEKASEIIGSVEGPLEGQKVVVTAGPTREHIDPVRFISNPSSGKMGVAMAEAAQSLGADVTLIHGPLSIPTPEGIHSIKITSTADLFDAVKQYAAADVIIMAAAVSDFTPEEVHQNKVKKDKAGNEIKLKQTPDILSWLGEHKPKGQILIGFAMETENLIENATTKLNKKNADFIIANSLNDKDAGFEADTNSVHLLSKDSEQKFQGSKKDISIEILNTIFRSGE
- a CDS encoding DNA-directed RNA polymerase subunit omega, which produces MAVQTLDIEKLKFKTGNKYELLVILSKRARQIAAQEKLELDEKLQYFEGFEEEDEFSFNEEQENISKAFEKLPHATQRSIVEMQEDQIYYRHPEKED